One genomic region from Myxococcales bacterium encodes:
- a CDS encoding FdhF/YdeP family oxidoreductase: MTKPTPPPEPAHRSPLEATAPAVTAPPLGAAGARAVVSATGHALRMGATRGAKTLLRLNQQEGFDCPGCAWPEPTGERSFAEFCENGAKHVADEATPKRASPSLFATKSLLELARLTDVELNALGRLTHPLVLDEGATHYRPIPWDEAFALIADQLRALASPDQAIFYTSGRTSNEAAFLYQLFVREFGTNNLPDCSNMCHESSGLALTETLGWGKGSVQLEDFEVADAIFVFGQNPGSNHPRMLVALEKAARRGATIVAINPLVEAGLVRFAHPQDVSVLGRGTELARLYLTVRIGGDAALLKGIMKEMLDAERARPGTVFDHAFIDQHTVGLADLVATLDAFSWERVVAESGVSREDIARAASVAMRSERTIACWAMGLTQHRDSVATIRDVVNFLLLKGNVGRPGAGVCPVRGHSNVQGDRTMGVWEQMPESFLAALDARFGIRSPRGHGHDTIAAIEAMLAGDGKVFFALGGNFLQAAPDTDRTAEALARTELTVHVSTKPSRAHLVHGRRALILPCLTRSERDDHGVGNQFVTTEDSMGIVHASRGHLEPASTELLSEPVIVARLARATLGATSRVPWEALSADYDETRRAIAAVVPGFHDFAARVRRGPFTLPHPVRSREFRTVSGKAMFTANAAAPEKLGANEFVMMTIRSHDQFNTTVYSNDDRYRGLAGGRRVVLMNESDMAEANLSSGQLVDIVSHFRGETRRARQFRVVAYRIPRRCVATYYPEANALVPLASYAEGSRTPTSKSVIVTLEGAS, encoded by the coding sequence ATGACCAAGCCCACGCCTCCGCCGGAGCCTGCACACCGTTCACCGCTCGAGGCAACGGCCCCCGCGGTCACCGCACCCCCGCTCGGGGCGGCGGGCGCCCGCGCCGTCGTTTCCGCGACGGGTCACGCGCTCCGGATGGGCGCGACGCGCGGCGCGAAGACACTCCTGCGCCTCAACCAACAGGAGGGCTTTGATTGCCCCGGATGCGCGTGGCCCGAACCCACCGGCGAGCGCAGCTTCGCCGAGTTCTGTGAGAACGGGGCCAAACACGTGGCCGACGAGGCAACGCCGAAGCGAGCGTCACCGTCGCTCTTCGCGACCAAGAGCCTCTTGGAGCTGGCTCGACTCACCGACGTCGAGCTCAACGCGCTCGGCCGTCTTACGCACCCGCTGGTGCTCGATGAAGGCGCGACGCACTACAGGCCCATCCCTTGGGACGAAGCGTTCGCGCTCATCGCCGATCAGCTCCGCGCCCTCGCGTCGCCGGACCAGGCCATTTTTTACACGTCGGGGCGCACGAGCAACGAGGCGGCCTTCCTGTATCAGCTCTTCGTTCGCGAGTTCGGCACGAACAACCTGCCCGATTGCTCGAACATGTGCCACGAGTCGAGCGGCCTCGCGCTTACGGAGACGCTCGGCTGGGGCAAGGGCTCGGTGCAGCTCGAGGACTTCGAGGTCGCCGACGCGATCTTCGTGTTCGGTCAGAACCCCGGCTCGAATCACCCTCGGATGCTGGTGGCCCTCGAGAAGGCGGCCCGCCGCGGCGCGACCATCGTCGCCATCAATCCCCTCGTCGAAGCGGGCCTCGTCCGCTTCGCTCACCCGCAAGACGTCTCGGTACTCGGGCGCGGGACAGAGCTTGCGCGCCTGTACCTGACGGTGCGCATCGGCGGCGACGCGGCGCTCCTCAAGGGCATCATGAAGGAGATGCTCGACGCGGAACGCGCGCGACCCGGCACCGTTTTTGATCACGCGTTCATCGACCAGCACACCGTCGGCCTCGCGGACCTCGTGGCCACGCTCGACGCATTCTCTTGGGAGCGCGTCGTCGCCGAGAGCGGCGTGTCTCGTGAAGACATCGCTCGTGCCGCGAGCGTGGCGATGCGCTCCGAGCGAACCATCGCCTGCTGGGCCATGGGGCTCACGCAACACCGCGACTCGGTCGCCACCATTCGCGACGTCGTCAACTTCCTCCTCCTGAAGGGCAACGTCGGGCGGCCCGGTGCGGGCGTGTGCCCGGTGCGCGGGCACAGCAACGTCCAAGGCGACCGCACCATGGGGGTTTGGGAGCAGATGCCCGAGTCGTTCTTGGCAGCGCTGGACGCGCGCTTCGGCATTCGCTCGCCGCGCGGCCACGGCCACGACACGATCGCCGCCATCGAGGCCATGCTAGCGGGCGATGGAAAGGTCTTCTTCGCCTTGGGAGGCAACTTTCTCCAAGCGGCGCCCGACACCGATCGCACGGCGGAGGCCCTCGCGCGCACGGAGCTGACGGTCCACGTGTCGACGAAGCCCTCAAGGGCGCATTTGGTCCACGGCCGCCGAGCCCTCATCCTTCCGTGCCTCACGCGCAGCGAGCGCGACGACCACGGCGTCGGGAATCAATTCGTGACGACGGAAGACTCGATGGGCATCGTGCATGCCTCGCGCGGCCACCTGGAGCCCGCGTCAACCGAGCTCCTGAGCGAACCTGTGATCGTGGCGCGGCTCGCGCGAGCCACGCTTGGCGCGACGAGTCGGGTGCCTTGGGAAGCGTTGTCTGCGGACTACGACGAGACGCGCCGCGCCATCGCGGCCGTGGTCCCAGGCTTCCACGACTTTGCGGCACGGGTCCGCCGCGGGCCCTTTACGCTTCCTCATCCCGTCCGCTCCCGCGAGTTTCGCACGGTCTCCGGGAAGGCGATGTTCACGGCGAACGCGGCCGCGCCCGAGAAGCTCGGCGCCAACGAGTTCGTGATGATGACCATTCGCAGTCACGATCAGTTCAACACGACGGTCTACTCGAACGACGACCGGTACCGAGGCCTCGCCGGCGGACGGCGGGTCGTGTTGATGAACGAGAGCGACATGGCGGAGGCCAATCTGTCGAGCGGCCAGCTCGTTGACATCGTGAGCCACTTCCGCGGAGAGACGCGGCGGGCCCGGCAATTCCGCGTCGTCGCGTACCGGATCCCTCGGCGGTGCGTCGCCACGTATTACCCCGAGGCCAATGCCTTGGTGCCCTTGGCGAGCTACGCTGAGGGGAGTCGCACGCCGACCTCGAAGTCCGTCATCGTCACCCTCGAAGGGGCCTCATGA
- a CDS encoding YceI family protein, whose amino-acid sequence MRRALVLAVAVAAFAVGGHVDAKAKAGPSSVTVGINVKLAPNIKAKSSALAVSDDGTNLTFQIPLESLKEENGPPGRGGAMRKFLQVEQFPTSELVVPRGELKWQGGAATVQGTLKLHGKSKPIAISYEASRSGHEVKVRTKSAFKLTDFGFEPPALGPAKVSDDVELAVDATLNDE is encoded by the coding sequence ATGCGTCGTGCCCTGGTCCTGGCTGTTGCAGTTGCCGCGTTTGCCGTGGGGGGCCACGTCGATGCCAAAGCGAAGGCAGGGCCGTCCTCGGTGACGGTGGGCATCAACGTCAAGCTGGCGCCGAACATCAAGGCGAAGTCGAGCGCGCTGGCTGTCTCCGACGACGGAACGAACCTCACGTTCCAGATCCCCCTTGAGTCCCTCAAAGAGGAGAACGGGCCGCCAGGCCGAGGCGGCGCCATGCGGAAGTTCCTCCAGGTCGAGCAGTTTCCGACGAGCGAGCTGGTCGTGCCGCGCGGTGAGTTGAAATGGCAAGGGGGCGCGGCCACGGTCCAAGGCACGCTCAAGCTTCATGGCAAGAGCAAGCCGATCGCCATCAGCTACGAGGCGTCGCGCTCGGGTCACGAGGTCAAGGTTCGAACCAAGAGCGCCTTCAAGCTCACCGACTTCGGCTTCGAGCCCCCGGCCCTTGGGCCCGCCAAGGTGAGCGACGACGTCGAGTTGGCCGTCGACGCGACGCTCAACGACGAGTAG
- a CDS encoding GNAT family N-acetyltransferase, producing MTTYLVERLRVGHEAKAKALFAVMAEAFEEERAAVHDAYIARLLGRDDMWIVAATTADGIVVGGLTAHVLPMTRSESTELFIYDLAVEPSHQRKGIGRALVKWLRDAGRAAGHGDVFVPADDEDTHALEFYRSVGGAGAPVTIFTFEA from the coding sequence ATGACGACGTACCTAGTCGAACGTCTTCGCGTGGGTCATGAGGCAAAGGCCAAGGCGCTCTTCGCGGTCATGGCGGAAGCCTTCGAGGAAGAGCGTGCCGCCGTCCATGACGCGTACATCGCGCGCCTTCTTGGCCGCGACGACATGTGGATCGTCGCCGCGACGACGGCGGACGGGATCGTGGTCGGCGGACTGACGGCGCATGTGCTTCCGATGACGCGGTCCGAGTCGACTGAGCTTTTCATCTACGATCTCGCCGTCGAGCCCTCGCACCAGCGCAAGGGAATCGGCCGAGCGCTGGTGAAGTGGCTTCGAGACGCGGGACGCGCGGCAGGGCACGGCGATGTTTTCGTTCCCGCCGATGACGAAGACACCCATGCCCTCGAGTTTTACCGATCCGTGGGCGGCGCCGGCGCGCCTGTGACGATCTTCACGTTCGAGGCCTGA
- a CDS encoding response regulator translates to MPSRLPAIRILICDDDKAICDYMQTLLERDGYEVKAVSDPSLVEEEVRVGGYHLIILDLMMPKLDGIEVLRRIRKLDTDIAVVIFTGFPNLESAVASMKLDAVDYIKKPFNVDEFRAVIDRVMRKKGLARSPEEQLYRVIGDTIRNLRKEKDLTLKQMSRRTGLSVSLLSQIERAESSASIDSLFKIAMALDTRIQDLFGDF, encoded by the coding sequence ATGCCGAGCCGACTGCCCGCCATCCGCATCCTCATCTGTGACGACGACAAGGCCATCTGTGACTACATGCAGACGCTCCTCGAGCGTGACGGCTACGAGGTGAAAGCAGTCAGCGACCCGAGCCTCGTCGAAGAGGAGGTCCGCGTTGGCGGCTATCACCTCATCATCCTCGACCTCATGATGCCCAAGCTCGATGGCATCGAGGTTCTGCGCCGGATTCGCAAGCTCGACACGGACATCGCCGTCGTGATCTTCACGGGCTTCCCGAACCTCGAGAGCGCCGTCGCGTCGATGAAGCTGGACGCCGTCGACTACATCAAGAAGCCGTTCAACGTCGACGAGTTCCGCGCGGTGATCGACCGCGTGATGCGCAAGAAGGGGCTCGCGCGGAGCCCCGAAGAGCAGCTCTATCGGGTCATCGGCGACACGATCCGAAACCTGCGCAAAGAAAAGGACCTCACGCTCAAGCAGATGTCCCGCCGCACGGGCCTCAGCGTGTCGCTCCTGTCGCAGATCGAGCGCGCGGAATCGTCGGCGTCCATCGATTCGCTCTTCAAGATCGCCATGGCGCTCGATACGCGCATCCAGGATCTCTTCGGCGATTTCTAG
- a CDS encoding TatD family hydrolase — MLVDTHCHLDLAYFSEGPDAVMARAAVAGVGGFVVIGVGASLDAARAAVALAHARPASVAATVGVHPHDAASHDAAQQEDLERLAADPAVVAIGEIGLDFHYDHSPRATQRAVFARSIQLARQLKKPIVVHTRSAPAETLALLESESARDVGGVIHCFSEDWAFASRALDMDFDVSFSGILTFRNARPIQDVAARAPSERILLETDSPYLSPVPHRGKACEPAYIVHTAAKLAELRGVSVEEIRAVTTANATRRFRRSFSAGAGDGPLATS; from the coding sequence ATGCTCGTCGATACGCACTGCCACCTCGACCTCGCCTATTTTTCAGAAGGGCCCGATGCGGTCATGGCTCGCGCCGCCGTAGCCGGCGTCGGCGGCTTTGTGGTCATCGGCGTTGGGGCTTCGCTCGACGCGGCGCGCGCCGCGGTGGCGCTGGCTCACGCGAGGCCCGCCTCGGTCGCCGCCACCGTCGGCGTGCATCCGCACGACGCCGCGTCGCACGACGCCGCCCAACAAGAAGACTTGGAGCGCCTCGCGGCCGATCCAGCGGTCGTGGCGATTGGCGAGATCGGTCTCGATTTTCACTACGATCATTCCCCGCGGGCCACACAACGAGCCGTTTTTGCGCGCTCGATCCAGTTGGCGCGCCAGCTCAAAAAGCCGATCGTCGTGCACACCCGCTCGGCGCCCGCCGAGACCTTGGCGCTCCTCGAGAGCGAGAGCGCCAGAGACGTCGGCGGCGTCATTCACTGCTTCAGCGAGGACTGGGCCTTCGCGTCGCGTGCCCTCGACATGGACTTCGACGTCTCGTTTTCCGGCATCCTGACGTTTCGCAACGCGCGGCCCATTCAGGACGTCGCCGCGCGAGCGCCGTCCGAGCGCATCCTCCTCGAGACCGATAGCCCGTACCTGAGCCCCGTCCCCCATCGCGGCAAGGCCTGCGAGCCCGCCTACATCGTCCACACCGCCGCCAAGCTCGCGGAGCTGCGAGGCGTTTCCGTGGAGGAGATTCGTGCTGTGACGACGGCGAACGCCACCCGCCGCTTCCGGCGCTCTTTCTCCGCGGGCGCTGGCGACGGGCCTTTGGCGACCTCCTGA
- a CDS encoding MATE family efflux transporter, producing MSGLRREDTARDLSREVRRLALPAILHSCLQTLVFVVDRVMLGRVGQTELAAMQVAGTIEWSLVSVLLAFEVGVVARVGFYVGARRLSDARSAALAGLGLAVLFGSVIALATPAVLGQVAWLAPTASAATLRSATDYLSVTLPASPIVFMAATAVAILQAGGDTKRPLYVALFANVIHLPLNRILILGAFGVPAMGARGCGISTAVTFAIELFLLGVVLFSRRGATSLAATSALERASARPMVREIMAVSWPSMIEKVLYHVGFLGFVTMIGRLGDRVMAANQIMISVEAICFLSADGFGIAAAALVAQKLGAGKPEASRMAAVSAARDAALVLALLGLAVYLLRGHIGQVFVQGEDIGELVGAAAFVLMVAQPFMAVAIVLAQSLRGAGKTREVLFVTAVSATVIRLAATYLFAFRLGGGLEGVWWGSTTDWALRAVALVLVFRATFSRLAAPEGAPARS from the coding sequence TTGAGCGGCCTGCGCCGCGAAGACACGGCGCGCGATTTGTCGCGTGAGGTGCGGCGCCTCGCGTTGCCCGCCATCCTTCATTCGTGCCTCCAGACGCTCGTCTTCGTCGTCGACCGCGTCATGCTCGGTCGTGTTGGCCAGACGGAGCTGGCGGCCATGCAGGTCGCGGGCACCATCGAGTGGTCGCTCGTCAGCGTGCTCTTGGCTTTCGAGGTCGGCGTCGTCGCGCGCGTTGGCTTCTACGTTGGGGCACGGCGCCTCTCGGACGCGCGGTCCGCGGCGCTCGCCGGCCTCGGCCTCGCGGTCCTGTTCGGCTCCGTGATCGCGCTGGCAACGCCCGCGGTGCTCGGCCAGGTGGCTTGGCTCGCGCCGACGGCCTCCGCCGCGACGCTTCGCTCGGCGACCGACTACCTAAGCGTCACACTCCCAGCATCGCCTATCGTCTTCATGGCCGCGACGGCCGTCGCGATCTTGCAGGCCGGTGGCGACACCAAGCGCCCGCTCTACGTCGCGCTCTTCGCCAACGTCATCCACCTGCCGCTGAACCGCATCCTGATCTTGGGCGCCTTCGGCGTTCCGGCGATGGGCGCCCGCGGCTGCGGCATCAGCACCGCCGTGACGTTCGCCATCGAGCTCTTCTTGCTCGGCGTCGTCCTCTTTTCCCGACGCGGGGCGACGTCTTTGGCGGCGACCTCGGCCCTCGAGCGAGCGAGCGCTCGGCCCATGGTCCGCGAGATCATGGCGGTCTCGTGGCCGTCGATGATCGAAAAGGTGCTCTACCACGTCGGGTTCCTAGGCTTTGTGACCATGATCGGTCGTCTCGGCGACCGCGTCATGGCGGCCAACCAGATCATGATCAGCGTCGAGGCGATCTGCTTCCTTTCGGCCGACGGCTTCGGCATCGCCGCTGCCGCCCTCGTCGCGCAGAAGCTCGGGGCAGGGAAGCCCGAGGCGTCGCGCATGGCGGCCGTCTCGGCGGCGCGCGACGCGGCGCTGGTGCTCGCGCTCCTCGGGCTCGCGGTCTACCTCCTCCGCGGCCACATCGGACAGGTCTTCGTCCAAGGCGAAGACATTGGCGAGCTCGTGGGCGCAGCGGCCTTCGTGCTCATGGTGGCGCAGCCGTTCATGGCGGTCGCCATCGTGTTGGCGCAGTCGCTGCGCGGCGCTGGCAAGACGCGCGAGGTGCTCTTCGTGACGGCCGTCTCGGCGACGGTGATTCGCCTCGCGGCCACGTACCTCTTCGCGTTCCGCTTGGGGGGCGGTCTCGAAGGCGTGTGGTGGGGGTCGACGACCGACTGGGCGCTGCGCGCGGTGGCTCTCGTCCTGGTCTTTCGTGCGACCTTCAGTCGCCTCGCAGCGCCAGAAGGCGCTCCCGCGCGGTCTTGA
- a CDS encoding serine protein kinase PrkA has protein sequence MSAPRVDISTQIRSIAENVEQRFKTGRRVLSFAEYLELFATDPSRFARDASRYLRDAFDHYGTAPVEYPWGQFTRWKIFDLPWDVPQGQGDGQKEGGAKDGLPRGALIGQEQVQEEIYRALSNFVREGRPARLVLMHGPNGSAKSTIVSCLMRGLEHYSSTDEGALYRFNWVFPSTKTVRGTLGFGQEKSGAGGLTSYAHLTDDQIDAKLLVEVRDHPLFLIPVEERRALLEKSWRNNGEPPPDWIVRGQLSHKSQQVFEALLASAKGSYAEVLKHVQVERYFISQRYRVGAVTIGPQMSVDAGERQITADRSLSALPPSLQAVTLFEAKGELIEAAGGLLEFSDLLKRPLDAFKYLQVSVETGEVSLSQQNVQLNCVMMGSANELHLDAFREHPEFASFRGRIELVRTPYLRSYLQEQTIYDAHVAPQVRRHVAPHATQMAAMFAVLTRMRKPNVDRYSGTLQSVLGSLSALEKSDLYATGRVPDRLDEDSRKSLRTSVRDVFDESESYPIYEGRIGASPREMRVVILDAAQSTKYKCLSPLAVLEEIDALCQRRSEFEWLQQESLGGGYHDVKLFEEALHARLLDAWEHEFYAASGLVEEDRYTELYDRYLQHVSAWVKKERLRNRITGDYDEPDEKVMGEVERLLELQGDAQESRRQTMSAIAAWAIDHPGQKVEAVTVFPHHLKKIREAVFAERKPTVSHLARDVIAHLRDSGAGLDAARKRAAEEAVGRMISRFGYCRDCALDATSFLLFKRLDKNPS, from the coding sequence ATGAGCGCGCCGCGGGTCGACATCTCGACGCAAATCCGTTCCATCGCAGAAAACGTCGAGCAGCGATTCAAGACGGGCCGACGCGTCCTCTCGTTCGCCGAATACCTCGAGCTCTTCGCGACCGATCCGTCGCGCTTCGCTCGTGACGCGAGCCGCTACCTCCGCGACGCGTTTGATCACTACGGGACGGCGCCGGTCGAATACCCGTGGGGGCAGTTCACGCGGTGGAAGATCTTCGACCTGCCGTGGGACGTGCCGCAGGGGCAGGGCGACGGGCAAAAGGAGGGCGGCGCGAAGGATGGCCTGCCGCGCGGCGCGCTCATCGGCCAGGAGCAGGTTCAGGAGGAGATCTACCGCGCGCTGTCGAACTTCGTCCGCGAGGGGAGGCCCGCGCGCCTCGTGCTCATGCACGGCCCCAACGGCTCAGCGAAGAGCACCATCGTCTCGTGCCTCATGCGCGGCCTCGAGCACTATTCGTCGACGGACGAAGGCGCGCTCTACCGCTTCAACTGGGTCTTCCCGTCGACCAAGACGGTGCGCGGAACGCTCGGCTTCGGCCAAGAGAAGAGCGGCGCCGGGGGCCTCACGAGCTACGCCCACCTAACCGACGACCAGATCGATGCCAAGTTGCTCGTCGAAGTTCGGGACCATCCGCTCTTCTTGATCCCCGTGGAGGAGCGGCGGGCGCTGCTTGAGAAATCCTGGCGCAACAACGGCGAGCCGCCGCCCGATTGGATCGTCCGCGGCCAGCTGTCGCACAAGAGCCAGCAGGTCTTCGAGGCGCTCTTGGCCAGCGCGAAGGGGTCCTACGCCGAGGTCCTCAAGCACGTTCAGGTGGAGCGTTACTTCATCTCGCAGCGCTACCGCGTGGGCGCGGTGACCATCGGTCCGCAAATGAGCGTCGACGCCGGCGAGCGGCAGATTACCGCCGATCGCTCCCTCTCCGCGCTGCCGCCGTCTCTCCAGGCCGTGACGCTCTTCGAAGCCAAGGGCGAGCTCATTGAAGCCGCCGGCGGCCTCCTCGAGTTCAGCGACCTGCTCAAGCGGCCGCTCGACGCGTTCAAGTACCTGCAGGTCTCCGTGGAGACCGGTGAGGTCTCTCTCTCCCAACAGAACGTGCAGCTCAACTGCGTGATGATGGGGAGCGCCAACGAGCTCCACCTCGACGCCTTCCGCGAACACCCCGAGTTCGCGAGCTTTCGTGGTCGTATCGAGCTCGTGCGCACGCCCTACCTCCGGAGTTACCTCCAGGAGCAGACCATCTACGACGCGCACGTCGCCCCTCAGGTGCGGCGCCACGTTGCGCCGCACGCCACGCAGATGGCGGCGATGTTCGCCGTGCTCACGCGCATGCGAAAGCCCAACGTCGACCGCTACTCGGGCACCCTTCAGTCGGTGCTCGGGAGCCTCTCGGCGCTCGAGAAGTCGGACTTGTACGCGACGGGCCGCGTCCCCGATCGGCTCGACGAAGACTCGCGCAAGAGCCTCAGGACGAGCGTTCGCGACGTCTTCGACGAGAGCGAGTCGTACCCCATCTACGAAGGGCGCATCGGCGCCAGCCCGCGCGAGATGCGCGTCGTCATCCTCGACGCGGCGCAGTCGACGAAATACAAGTGCCTCTCACCGCTGGCGGTGCTCGAAGAGATCGACGCGCTCTGCCAGCGCAGAAGCGAGTTCGAGTGGCTCCAGCAAGAGTCCCTCGGCGGCGGCTACCACGACGTGAAGCTCTTCGAGGAGGCGCTCCACGCGCGCCTCCTGGACGCGTGGGAGCACGAGTTCTACGCCGCGAGCGGCCTCGTAGAGGAAGATCGCTACACGGAGCTCTACGACCGGTACCTGCAGCACGTCAGCGCCTGGGTGAAGAAGGAGCGGCTCCGCAACCGGATCACGGGCGACTACGACGAACCCGACGAGAAGGTCATGGGCGAGGTCGAACGGCTCCTGGAGCTCCAGGGCGACGCGCAAGAGTCTCGTCGCCAGACGATGAGCGCCATCGCCGCGTGGGCCATCGACCATCCGGGGCAGAAGGTCGAGGCGGTGACCGTCTTCCCGCATCACCTCAAGAAGATTCGCGAGGCCGTCTTCGCCGAGCGAAAGCCCACCGTGAGCCACCTCGCGCGCGACGTCATCGCGCACCTGCGCGACAGCGGCGCGGGACTCGACGCCGCGCGGAAACGCGCCGCCGAGGAGGCCGTCGGTCGCATGATCTCCCGCTTCGGCTACTGCCGCGACTGCGCCCTCGACGCGACGAGCTTCCTGCTCTTCAAGCGACTCGACAAGAACCCGTCGTGA
- a CDS encoding ABC transporter ATP-binding protein, giving the protein MAKDEAPSAPLLEVSDLAVSFTTDEGVLPAVGGVSFVVEEGKTLSLVGESGCGKSVTSLAILRLLPEPQARIVRGSVRFRGRELLSLSDREMRDVRGNDISMIFQEPMTSLNPVYSIGWQIVEAIRLHRGDSRSAARARAIELLRLVGIAAPELAVDSYPHQFSGGMRQRVMIAMALACDPALLIADEPTTALDVTIQAQILELLRRLQGERGMSVLLITHDLGVVAEYADRVVVMYAGQVAEAGPVQELFAAPKHPYTKGLLGSLPRLGARRGERLVTIEGLVPDLRHLPQGCRFQDRCPMVQPRCKESEPPLVELAGTDLVTSRRSRCLRAEEL; this is encoded by the coding sequence ATGGCCAAGGACGAGGCGCCCTCGGCTCCCCTTCTCGAGGTGTCGGATCTCGCGGTCAGCTTCACGACCGACGAGGGTGTGCTGCCGGCCGTGGGCGGCGTGTCCTTTGTGGTCGAGGAGGGCAAGACGCTGAGCCTGGTGGGCGAGAGCGGCTGCGGCAAGAGCGTCACGTCGCTCGCGATCTTGCGGCTCTTGCCGGAGCCGCAAGCGCGCATCGTGCGAGGCTCGGTCCGCTTTCGGGGCCGCGAGCTCTTGAGCCTCTCGGACCGAGAGATGCGCGACGTGCGCGGCAACGACATTTCGATGATCTTCCAAGAGCCCATGACGAGCTTGAATCCGGTCTATTCGATCGGTTGGCAGATCGTGGAGGCCATTCGATTGCATCGCGGCGACTCGCGGAGCGCGGCGAGGGCGCGGGCCATCGAGCTCTTACGCCTCGTCGGCATCGCCGCGCCCGAGCTCGCCGTCGACAGCTACCCGCACCAGTTCTCCGGCGGCATGCGGCAGCGCGTGATGATCGCCATGGCGCTCGCGTGCGATCCAGCGCTGCTCATCGCCGACGAGCCCACGACGGCCCTCGACGTGACGATTCAGGCGCAGATCCTCGAGCTCTTGAGGCGCCTCCAGGGCGAACGCGGCATGAGCGTCCTCCTCATCACGCACGATCTCGGTGTCGTCGCCGAATACGCCGACCGCGTCGTCGTCATGTACGCCGGCCAGGTGGCGGAAGCGGGCCCCGTGCAGGAGCTCTTCGCGGCGCCCAAACATCCTTACACGAAGGGGCTGCTCGGCAGCTTGCCGCGCCTAGGCGCACGGCGCGGCGAACGGCTCGTCACCATCGAAGGCCTCGTGCCGGACTTGCGCCACTTGCCGCAAGGGTGCCGTTTCCAGGATCGCTGTCCCATGGTGCAGCCGCGCTGCAAAGAGAGCGAGCCGCCCCTGGTCGAGCTGGCGGGAACGGATCTCGTTACCAGCCGCCGCTCCCGCTGCCTGCGCGCGGAGGAGTTATGA
- a CDS encoding dipeptide ABC transporter ATP-binding protein, with protein MTTPETKADTLAESETSAGTPAATPPQTDPKSDLSEAPNQARTLVAAETLGKYFPVRSGFFSRKVQYVRAVDGVSLRVRRGETVGLVGESGCGKSTLGRLLIRLVEPTFGRVLFDGKDILPLSPAEMRPLRRRMQIIFQDPYSSLNPRMTVREIVGEAIRIHKLVASKGEEEDRIVELLRKVGLRGEAIGRYPHEFSGGQRQRIGIARALAVEPEFIVCDEPISALDVSIQAQIVNLLAELQEQLGLAYLFISHDLRVVEHVSHRVCVMYLGKIVEQASREALYESSRHPYTRALLSAAPEPDRDKRRLRILLEGDTPSPIDPPTGCAFHPRCPRVIPGRCDKETPPLESVGNDGKHKVACYNPM; from the coding sequence ATGACGACGCCCGAGACGAAGGCTGACACCTTGGCGGAGTCGGAGACGTCGGCGGGGACGCCAGCCGCGACGCCGCCCCAGACCGACCCGAAGAGCGACCTTAGCGAGGCGCCCAATCAGGCGCGAACGCTCGTGGCGGCCGAAACGCTCGGGAAGTATTTCCCCGTACGGAGCGGGTTCTTCTCTCGCAAGGTCCAATACGTGCGCGCCGTCGACGGCGTTTCGCTGCGCGTTCGGCGCGGCGAGACCGTCGGCTTGGTGGGAGAGAGCGGATGCGGCAAAAGCACGCTGGGGCGGCTTCTGATTCGACTCGTCGAGCCCACCTTCGGGCGCGTGCTGTTCGACGGCAAAGACATCCTGCCGCTCTCGCCAGCGGAAATGCGTCCGCTGCGGCGGAGGATGCAGATCATCTTCCAGGACCCCTACTCGAGCCTCAACCCCCGCATGACCGTGCGCGAGATCGTGGGCGAGGCGATCCGTATTCACAAGCTCGTGGCTTCCAAGGGCGAGGAAGAAGATCGCATCGTCGAGCTCTTGCGAAAGGTCGGTCTTCGCGGCGAGGCCATCGGCCGCTACCCGCACGAGTTCTCCGGTGGGCAGCGTCAGCGCATCGGCATCGCGCGCGCCCTGGCCGTTGAGCCCGAGTTCATCGTCTGCGACGAACCCATCAGCGCCCTCGACGTCTCGATCCAAGCGCAGATCGTGAACCTCCTCGCGGAGCTGCAGGAACAGCTCGGCCTGGCCTACCTCTTCATCTCGCACGATCTGCGCGTCGTCGAGCACGTGAGCCATCGCGTCTGCGTGATGTACCTCGGCAAGATCGTCGAGCAGGCGTCGCGCGAGGCTCTCTACGAATCGTCGCGCCATCCCTACACGCGCGCGCTCCTTAGCGCGGCGCCGGAGCCCGATCGCGACAAGCGCCGACTTCGCATCCTGCTCGAAGGCGACACGCCGTCGCCCATCGATCCGCCCACGGGCTGCGCTTTTCACCCGCGCTGTCCCCGCGTGATACCGGGCCGCTGCGACAAGGAGACGCCTCCCCTCGAGTCCGTGGGCAACGACGGCAAACACAAGGTCGCCTGCTACAACCCGATGTGA